In one window of Streptomyces sp. FXJ1.172 DNA:
- a CDS encoding FMN-dependent NADH-azoreductase yields MATLLHIDSSLFPAEASASRAVTAAFRERWEEQHPGGTVVYRDLNAEPVPHLTSAAHTAGFVDPASHTPEQAAAFAARVRLIEELEQADAVLIGAPMYNFTVPSTLKAWLDNVILMGRTAGETQSAKGTPVTVVASRGGSYEPGTPREEFEYVRNYLGAVLGSGLGLDVDFIVPELTMAPQNPAMAELVPLYEASRDRALEQAAAKAEQLVERLAA; encoded by the coding sequence ATGGCCACCCTGCTGCACATCGACTCATCCCTCTTCCCCGCCGAGGCCTCTGCCTCGCGCGCCGTGACCGCGGCCTTCCGCGAGCGCTGGGAGGAGCAGCACCCCGGGGGCACGGTCGTCTACCGCGACCTGAACGCCGAGCCCGTCCCGCACCTCACATCCGCCGCGCACACCGCCGGATTCGTGGACCCCGCCTCCCACACGCCGGAGCAGGCCGCCGCGTTCGCCGCTCGCGTCCGGCTGATCGAGGAGCTGGAGCAGGCGGACGCGGTGCTGATCGGCGCCCCGATGTACAACTTCACGGTGCCCTCGACCCTCAAGGCCTGGCTGGACAACGTGATCCTGATGGGCCGCACCGCGGGCGAGACCCAGTCCGCCAAGGGCACCCCGGTGACCGTCGTCGCGAGCCGGGGCGGCTCCTACGAGCCGGGCACCCCGCGCGAGGAGTTCGAGTACGTGCGCAACTACCTCGGCGCCGTCCTCGGCTCCGGCCTCGGTCTGGACGTCGACTTCATCGTCCCGGAGCTGACGATGGCCCCGCAGAACCCGGCGATGGCCGAGCTGGTCCCGCTGTACGAGGCCTCCCGCGACCGCGCCCTCGAGCAGGCCGCCGCGAAGGCCGAGCAACTGGTGGAGCGGCTGGCCGCCTGA
- a CDS encoding FadR/GntR family transcriptional regulator — protein MVTVKQYEVEGAARKAVFSPVDNRARVDAVVHRIGDAIELGLFADGEQLPGESELAGQLGVSTVTLREALMALRQQGLVTTRRGRGGGSFVSLPEVPAEDRLKARLRGWSTEELRDLGDHWAALSGAAARLAAQRTEPEDLRQLRRTAEELTKAEDAAARGRLYGRFHVELAAAAQSARLTREQVALQGEIGALLCLVLSGGTYREEVADRHRAVISAVQDGSHETAGTLAERCVRESTARLVAVRLTL, from the coding sequence GTGGTGACCGTGAAGCAATACGAGGTCGAGGGCGCCGCCCGCAAGGCCGTGTTCAGCCCGGTGGACAACCGGGCCCGGGTCGACGCGGTCGTGCACCGCATCGGCGACGCGATAGAGCTGGGCCTCTTCGCCGACGGCGAGCAACTGCCCGGCGAGAGCGAACTGGCCGGACAGCTCGGCGTCTCCACGGTCACGCTGCGCGAGGCGCTGATGGCCCTGCGACAGCAGGGCCTGGTCACCACCCGTCGCGGACGGGGCGGCGGCAGCTTCGTCTCTCTGCCCGAAGTCCCCGCCGAGGACCGGCTCAAGGCGCGCCTGCGCGGCTGGAGCACCGAGGAACTGCGCGACCTCGGCGACCACTGGGCCGCCCTGTCCGGCGCCGCCGCCCGCCTCGCCGCTCAGCGCACCGAACCCGAGGACCTGCGTCAACTGCGCCGTACCGCCGAGGAGTTGACGAAGGCCGAGGACGCGGCGGCACGCGGCAGGCTGTACGGCCGCTTCCACGTCGAACTCGCGGCGGCCGCCCAGTCCGCCCGGCTCACCCGCGAACAGGTCGCCCTGCAGGGCGAGATCGGCGCGCTGCTCTGCCTCGTCCTGTCCGGCGGCACATATCGTGAAGAAGTTGCGGACCGTCATCGCGCCGTGATCTCCGCCGTGCAGGATGGGTCCCACGAAACGGCCGGCACGCTGGCCGAGCGGTGCGTCAGAGAGTCGACGGCGCGGCTCGTCGCCGTACGCCTCACCCTCTGA
- a CDS encoding Lrp/AsnC family transcriptional regulator — protein MRNEVALDAIDQDILFHLRRDGRLTNVELAQRVGLTPPPCLRRVKRLEEAGVISGYRAVVDPEALGQGLEVLVDVEVSANDRTTFLEFENIVAGYDEVIEFRRMYGRPDYFVRVAVADHAAYEAFLVDKLSGLPCVLRIDSHLTMKTIKSGP, from the coding sequence ATGCGCAATGAAGTTGCTCTGGATGCGATCGATCAGGACATTCTGTTTCACCTCCGCAGGGACGGACGCCTGACCAACGTCGAGCTGGCCCAGCGGGTGGGTCTGACCCCGCCGCCGTGTCTGCGCCGGGTCAAGCGGCTGGAGGAGGCCGGTGTCATCTCCGGATACCGGGCCGTCGTGGATCCCGAGGCCCTCGGCCAGGGGCTGGAGGTGCTCGTCGACGTCGAGGTCAGCGCCAACGACCGCACCACGTTCCTGGAGTTCGAGAACATCGTGGCCGGCTACGACGAGGTCATCGAGTTCCGCCGCATGTACGGCCGGCCCGACTACTTCGTCCGCGTCGCCGTCGCCGACCACGCCGCGTACGAGGCCTTCCTGGTGGACAAGCTAAGCGGGCTGCCCTGCGTGCTGCGCATCGACTCCCACCTGACGATGAAGACGATCAAGTCGGGCCCGTGA
- a CDS encoding AzlC family ABC transporter permease yields the protein MRIPPAIAGDAPPSMAAPSPPAPSEARSALRDSASVGLGFVPLGVAFGVLVAHSGVEWWWASLSSALVYGGSFEFLLIGLVTAAVPLASIAVSAFLVNVRHVFYALTFPLDRVEGRLGKAYSTFALCDEAFALTAGKRARAWSGRRILWLQLFMQLYWAGGATAGALLGSLVPGSVQGLDFALTALFTVLALDAVRDRRGDLPTPALALLSALAARLLLPGSLLLAAFALFAAGLLVRHLTTPGSPRHA from the coding sequence ATGCGAATACCTCCTGCCATCGCAGGCGACGCGCCCCCGTCCATGGCCGCGCCATCGCCGCCGGCCCCCTCCGAGGCGCGGTCCGCCCTGCGGGACTCGGCCTCGGTGGGGCTGGGCTTCGTCCCGCTCGGAGTCGCCTTCGGCGTGCTCGTCGCCCACTCCGGCGTCGAGTGGTGGTGGGCGAGCCTGTCCAGCGCGCTGGTCTACGGCGGGTCCTTCGAGTTCCTGCTCATCGGCCTGGTCACCGCCGCCGTGCCGCTGGCCTCGATCGCCGTCTCCGCGTTCCTGGTGAACGTCCGGCACGTCTTCTACGCCCTGACGTTCCCGCTGGACCGCGTGGAGGGGCGGCTCGGCAAGGCGTACAGCACGTTCGCGCTGTGTGACGAGGCCTTCGCGCTGACCGCCGGGAAGCGGGCCCGCGCCTGGTCCGGGCGCCGGATCCTGTGGCTCCAGCTCTTCATGCAGCTGTACTGGGCCGGCGGCGCCACCGCCGGGGCGCTGCTCGGCTCGCTCGTCCCCGGCAGCGTCCAGGGCCTGGACTTCGCGCTCACCGCCCTGTTCACCGTGCTGGCGCTGGACGCCGTCCGCGACCGGCGCGGCGATCTGCCGACACCGGCGCTGGCTCTGCTGAGCGCGCTCGCCGCCCGGCTGCTCCTCCCGGGCAGCCTGCTCCTCGCCGCCTTCGCCCTGTTCGCGGCCGGACTGCTCGTCCGCCACCTGACCACCCCAGGGAGTCCGCGTCATGCCTGA
- a CDS encoding ABC transporter substrate-binding protein, protein MRLNRIPRAAAAAAALLLAAACSSSGSGGSSATGLNPPHLKAPTKLGASEGQVNLIAWAGYVEDGSNDPKADWVHGFEKQTGCQVRSKVAASSDEMVKLMKTGEYDAVSASGDASLRLIASGDAAPVNTALVPNYKDIFPGLKNGAWNSVKGQMYGIPHGRGANLLMYNTQKVTPAPTSWSAVFDDAARYKGHVTAYDSPIYIADAALYLKAAKPELKITNPYALDQKQFDAAVALLKQQNKNVGEYWSDYLKEVSAFKSGDSVVGTTWQVIANLTASEGAKVKALVPKEGSTGWSDTWMVSSKAKHPDCAYQWLNWIVSPKVNAQVAEYFGEAPANSRACAETSDKNFCTVYHAADENYWKKIAFWNTPIAQCLDGRKDVKCVPYDQWVQAWTEIKG, encoded by the coding sequence GTGCGTCTCAACCGCATCCCCCGGGCCGCCGCCGCGGCCGCCGCACTGCTGCTCGCCGCCGCGTGCAGTTCCTCCGGCTCCGGCGGCTCGTCCGCCACGGGACTCAACCCGCCGCACCTCAAGGCCCCGACGAAGCTCGGCGCGTCCGAGGGCCAGGTCAATCTGATCGCCTGGGCCGGTTACGTCGAGGACGGGTCCAACGACCCCAAGGCCGACTGGGTGCACGGCTTCGAGAAGCAGACCGGCTGCCAGGTCCGTTCCAAGGTCGCCGCCAGCTCGGACGAGATGGTCAAGCTGATGAAGACCGGCGAGTACGACGCCGTCTCCGCCTCCGGCGACGCCTCCCTGCGTCTGATCGCCTCCGGTGACGCCGCGCCCGTCAACACCGCTCTGGTCCCCAACTACAAGGACATCTTCCCGGGGTTGAAGAACGGCGCCTGGAACTCGGTGAAGGGACAGATGTACGGCATCCCGCACGGGCGCGGGGCCAACCTGCTGATGTACAACACCCAGAAGGTCACTCCCGCGCCCACCTCCTGGTCGGCCGTCTTCGACGACGCGGCGCGGTACAAGGGGCACGTCACCGCCTACGACTCGCCGATCTACATCGCCGACGCGGCCCTCTATCTCAAGGCCGCCAAGCCGGAGTTGAAGATCACCAACCCGTACGCGCTCGACCAGAAGCAGTTCGACGCGGCCGTGGCCCTGCTCAAACAGCAGAACAAGAACGTCGGCGAGTACTGGAGCGACTATCTGAAGGAGGTCTCCGCCTTCAAGAGCGGCGACTCGGTGGTCGGCACCACCTGGCAGGTCATCGCCAACCTCACCGCCTCCGAGGGCGCGAAGGTCAAGGCGCTCGTACCGAAGGAGGGGTCGACCGGCTGGTCCGACACCTGGATGGTCTCCAGCAAGGCCAAGCACCCCGACTGTGCCTACCAATGGCTGAACTGGATCGTGTCGCCCAAGGTCAACGCCCAGGTCGCCGAGTACTTCGGCGAGGCCCCGGCCAACTCCAGGGCCTGCGCCGAGACCAGCGACAAGAACTTCTGCACGGTCTACCACGCCGCCGACGAGAACTACTGGAAGAAGATCGCCTTCTGGAACACGCCCATCGCGCAGTGCCTCGACGGCCGCAAGGACGTGAAGTGCGTGCCGTACGACCAGTGGGTGCAGGCCTGGACCGAGATCAAGGGCTGA
- a CDS encoding winged helix-turn-helix transcriptional regulator, translated as MAADGNLDSATCKRVDEGISRVFQLLGKRWSGPIVAVLVEQPAHFADLRRAVPGISERMLSDRLAELGGAGLVVREVDEGPPLRVSYRLTEAGAALEPALRELGEWAKVHLPDASGCPGAAGERSAGASA; from the coding sequence ATGGCGGCGGACGGGAACCTCGACAGCGCGACGTGCAAGCGGGTGGACGAAGGCATCTCCCGTGTCTTCCAGCTGCTGGGAAAGCGGTGGAGCGGTCCGATCGTGGCCGTCCTGGTGGAACAGCCCGCACACTTCGCCGATCTGCGCCGGGCCGTCCCCGGCATCAGCGAACGCATGCTGTCCGACCGGCTCGCCGAACTCGGCGGGGCCGGCCTCGTCGTGCGTGAGGTCGACGAGGGCCCGCCGCTGCGCGTGTCCTACCGGCTGACCGAGGCCGGGGCCGCCCTGGAGCCCGCGCTCCGGGAGCTGGGGGAGTGGGCGAAGGTCCATCTGCCGGACGCGTCGGGGTGCCCCGGGGCGGCGGGGGAGCGGTCGGCCGGGGCGTCGGCGTAG
- a CDS encoding cache domain-containing protein — MGWSPALATLDTDPQTWVAAQAGGALEAVFATVAAIRAETAALLHRVTAQDRRPASADLAALRPGLHGHLTREDLVSGAGFVAAPGLLSDVPAWLEWWQSGGEGEIRPLLLDLDPGQSAYADYTHWDWFALPRDTGRRAVAGPYVDYLCSDEYSLTLSEPVRIRGRFAGVAAADVYLRHFETAVLPLLRRLDRPAHLVNARGRVAASADPAHLAGSLTKGPEFGALLTGGRPGTYDGMRLVPCGGVPLVLVLA; from the coding sequence ATGGGCTGGAGCCCCGCGCTCGCCACCCTGGACACGGACCCGCAGACCTGGGTGGCCGCACAGGCGGGCGGCGCGCTGGAGGCCGTCTTCGCGACGGTCGCCGCCATCCGCGCCGAGACGGCGGCCCTGCTGCACCGGGTCACCGCGCAGGACCGGCGGCCCGCCAGCGCCGACCTCGCCGCCCTGCGCCCCGGACTGCACGGGCACCTGACCCGGGAGGACCTCGTCTCCGGCGCCGGTTTCGTCGCGGCCCCAGGACTGCTCAGCGACGTACCCGCGTGGCTGGAGTGGTGGCAGTCGGGCGGCGAGGGCGAGATCCGCCCGCTGCTGCTCGACCTCGACCCCGGACAGTCCGCGTACGCCGACTACACCCACTGGGACTGGTTCGCGCTGCCCCGTGACACCGGGCGCCGGGCGGTGGCCGGACCCTACGTCGACTACCTCTGCTCCGACGAATACAGCCTCACCCTGTCCGAACCGGTCCGGATCCGGGGCCGGTTCGCCGGAGTGGCCGCCGCCGACGTGTATCTGCGGCACTTCGAGACGGCCGTCCTGCCGCTGCTGCGACGCCTTGACCGCCCGGCCCATCTGGTGAACGCCCGCGGCCGGGTCGCCGCCTCCGCCGACCCGGCCCACCTGGCGGGCTCCCTGACGAAGGGCCCGGAATTCGGAGCCCTGCTCACCGGTGGGCGGCCCGGTACGTACGACGGCATGCGGCTGGTGCCGTGCGGGGGCGTGCCCCTGGTGCTGGTGCTGGCCTGA
- a CDS encoding branched-chain amino acid transporter permease: MPDTSYLVAAVLVAAAVTWALRALPFAALGPLRASRTVRYLQSRMPAGIMVILVVYCLRDLPVTRAAVLAPLAALTVTVGVHLWRRSAPLSILAGTAVNVALASTVFTH, encoded by the coding sequence ATGCCTGACACGTCGTATCTCGTCGCGGCGGTCCTCGTCGCCGCCGCCGTGACCTGGGCGCTGCGCGCCCTGCCGTTCGCCGCGCTCGGCCCGCTGCGGGCGAGCCGGACCGTGCGGTACCTCCAGTCCCGGATGCCCGCCGGGATCATGGTGATCCTGGTCGTCTACTGCCTGCGCGACCTGCCGGTCACCCGCGCCGCCGTACTGGCCCCGCTCGCCGCGCTGACCGTCACCGTCGGCGTCCACCTGTGGCGCCGCAGCGCCCCGCTGAGCATCCTGGCCGGCACCGCGGTCAACGTCGCGCTGGCCAGCACGGTCTTCACGCACTGA
- a CDS encoding thioesterase family protein, with product MSASYFDRIDRHRYKPTAHASGAWDTDEMHFSPLAGLVVHAIDGYLAERPPSGLLLSRISFDILGRLALEECEIRVESIRPGRTIELLEAVVDIAGRTVVRARAWLLTELDTGAVAGGGDARLTPPDAVPSQSLAFWPGGHCASIDFRPLTPPRPGRTTAWISTHLGLVAGVPCSPLASYVALVDTANGIAVRRPPTEWMFPNVDLTIHLHRRPEGRWAGMDTTVVFGPTGQGLTSTVLHDVHGPIGQAQQTLTVRPLPPRP from the coding sequence TTGTCCGCCAGCTATTTCGACCGCATCGACCGGCACCGCTACAAGCCCACCGCGCATGCGAGCGGCGCGTGGGACACCGACGAGATGCACTTCAGCCCGCTCGCCGGACTCGTCGTCCACGCGATCGACGGGTATCTCGCCGAGCGGCCGCCGAGCGGGCTGCTGCTGTCCCGGATCAGCTTCGACATCCTCGGGCGGCTCGCCCTGGAGGAGTGCGAGATCCGGGTGGAGTCGATCCGGCCCGGCCGCACCATCGAACTCCTCGAAGCGGTCGTGGACATCGCGGGGCGCACGGTCGTGCGGGCCCGCGCCTGGCTGCTCACCGAGCTGGACACCGGCGCCGTGGCGGGCGGCGGCGACGCCCGTCTCACCCCGCCCGACGCGGTCCCCTCCCAGTCGCTGGCCTTCTGGCCCGGCGGCCACTGCGCGTCCATCGACTTCAGGCCTCTCACACCCCCGCGGCCGGGCCGCACCACGGCCTGGATCTCCACCCACCTCGGCCTCGTCGCCGGCGTGCCGTGCAGCCCGCTCGCGTCCTACGTCGCCCTGGTCGACACGGCCAACGGCATAGCCGTACGCCGCCCGCCCACCGAGTGGATGTTCCCCAACGTCGACCTGACGATCCACCTGCACCGCCGGCCCGAAGGCCGCTGGGCCGGAATGGACACCACGGTCGTCTTCGGCCCCACCGGCCAGGGCCTGACCAGCACCGTCCTGCACGACGTGCACGGGCCGATCGGTCAGGCCCAGCAGACCCTCACGGTACGGCCGCTGCCGCCCCGGCCCTGA
- a CDS encoding ABC transporter ATP-binding protein, with product MEGIAVRLQDLRKSFGETTAVDGVDLEIRDGEFFSMLGPSGSGKTTVLRLLAGFETPDRGRIELAGQEVTGLAPFERDVHTVFQDYALFPHMTVEQNVAYGLRIRRTPKAERLVRARKALAEVRLEGYGQRRPAQLSGGQRQRVALARALVGRPRVLLLDEPLGALDLKLREQMQVELKALQREVGITFVFVTHDQEEALTMSDRIAVFDQGRIAQVGTPAEIYERPATAFVASFVGTSNLLDGEAAHRIVGVPGMFNIRPEKIRVLKESAETDEPGHATATGTVAEVVYLGDATRFLVDLDGGGRLTALQQNLETSSEDVAAYRGTRVRLTWHRRHAVRMPS from the coding sequence ATGGAGGGAATTGCTGTCCGGCTGCAGGACCTGCGGAAGTCGTTCGGCGAGACGACCGCCGTGGACGGGGTCGACCTGGAGATCCGGGACGGGGAGTTCTTCTCGATGCTCGGTCCGTCCGGGTCCGGCAAGACGACGGTCCTCAGGCTCCTCGCCGGTTTCGAGACGCCGGACCGGGGCCGCATCGAACTCGCCGGACAGGAGGTCACCGGCCTCGCCCCGTTCGAACGGGACGTGCACACCGTGTTCCAGGACTACGCCCTGTTCCCGCACATGACGGTGGAACAGAACGTCGCCTATGGGCTCAGGATCCGCAGGACACCGAAGGCCGAACGCCTGGTCCGCGCCCGCAAGGCCCTCGCCGAGGTCCGCCTGGAGGGCTACGGCCAGCGCCGCCCGGCCCAGCTCTCCGGCGGCCAGCGGCAACGCGTCGCGCTCGCCCGCGCACTCGTCGGCCGGCCCCGGGTGCTGCTGCTGGACGAGCCCCTCGGCGCGCTCGACCTGAAGCTGCGCGAGCAGATGCAGGTCGAACTCAAGGCACTCCAGCGGGAGGTCGGGATCACCTTCGTCTTCGTCACCCACGACCAGGAGGAGGCCCTGACCATGAGCGACCGCATCGCCGTGTTCGACCAGGGCCGCATCGCCCAGGTCGGCACACCCGCGGAGATCTACGAACGCCCGGCGACCGCCTTCGTCGCGTCCTTCGTCGGCACCTCGAACCTGCTCGACGGCGAGGCGGCCCACCGGATCGTCGGCGTCCCGGGCATGTTCAACATCCGGCCCGAGAAGATCCGCGTGCTGAAGGAGTCCGCCGAGACCGACGAGCCGGGACACGCCACCGCCACCGGCACCGTCGCCGAGGTCGTCTACCTCGGGGACGCCACCCGGTTCCTGGTCGATCTCGACGGCGGTGGCCGGCTCACCGCGCTCCAGCAGAACCTGGAGACCTCCTCCGAGGACGTGGCCGCCTACCGCGGCACCCGGGTACGCCTGACCTGGCACCGCCGGCACGCCGTACGGATGCCCTCCTGA